One part of the Leclercia sp. LSNIH1 genome encodes these proteins:
- the rpsN gene encoding 30S ribosomal protein S14, with amino-acid sequence MAKQSMKAREVKRVALADKFFAKRAELKAIISDVNASDEDRWNAVLKLQTLPRDSSPSRQRNRCRQTGRPHAFLRKFGLSRIKVREAAMRGEIPGLKKASW; translated from the coding sequence ATGGCTAAGCAATCAATGAAAGCACGCGAAGTAAAGCGCGTAGCTTTAGCTGATAAATTCTTCGCTAAACGCGCTGAACTGAAAGCGATCATTTCTGATGTGAACGCTTCCGACGAAGATCGTTGGAATGCAGTTCTCAAGCTGCAGACTCTGCCGCGTGATTCCAGCCCGTCTCGTCAGCGTAACCGCTGCCGTCAAACTGGTCGTCCGCACGCTTTCCTGCGGAAGTTCGGGTTGAGCCGTATCAAGGTCCGTGAAGCCGCAATGCGCGGTGAAATCCCGGGTCTGAAAAAGGCTAGCTGGTAA
- the rpmC gene encoding 50S ribosomal protein L29: MKANELREKSVEELNAELLNLLREQFNLRMQAASGQLQQTHLLKQVRRDVARVKTLLTQKAGA; encoded by the coding sequence ATGAAAGCAAATGAGCTGCGTGAAAAAAGCGTTGAAGAGCTGAACGCTGAGCTGCTGAACCTGCTGCGTGAGCAGTTCAACCTGCGCATGCAGGCTGCAAGTGGCCAGCTGCAACAGACTCACCTGCTGAAGCAAGTGCGTCGTGATGTTGCACGCGTTAAGACTTTACTGACTCAGAAGGCGGGTGCGTAA
- the rplP gene encoding 50S ribosomal protein L16 — MLQPKRTKFRKVHKGRNRGLAQGTDVSFGTFGLKAVGRGRLTARQIEAARRAMTRAVKRQGKIWIRVFPDKPITEKPLEVRMGKGKGNVEYWVALIQPGKVLYEMDGVPEELAREAFGLAAAKLPIKTTFVTKTVM; from the coding sequence ATGTTACAACCAAAGCGTACAAAATTCCGTAAAGTGCACAAAGGCCGCAACCGTGGTCTGGCGCAGGGTACGGATGTTAGCTTCGGCACTTTCGGTCTGAAAGCTGTTGGCCGTGGTCGTCTGACTGCACGTCAGATCGAAGCAGCACGTCGTGCTATGACCCGTGCAGTTAAGCGTCAAGGTAAAATTTGGATCCGTGTATTCCCGGACAAACCAATTACCGAGAAGCCGCTGGAAGTTCGTATGGGTAAAGGTAAAGGTAACGTGGAGTACTGGGTTGCCTTGATTCAGCCGGGTAAAGTCCTGTATGAAATGGACGGCGTACCGGAAGAGCTGGCCCGTGAAGCATTCGGCCTGGCAGCAGCGAAACTGCCGATTAAAACCACCTTTGTAACTAAGACGGTGATGTAA
- the rplF gene encoding 50S ribosomal protein L6, translating into MSRVAKAPVVVPAGVDVKINGQVITIKGKNGELTRTLNDAVEVTHADNALTFGPRTGYVDGWAQAGTARALLNSMVIGVTEGFTKKLQLVGVGYRAAIKGNAVSLALGFSHPVEHALPAGITAECPSQTEIVLKGADKQLIGQVAADLRAYRRPEPYKGKGVRYADEVVRTKEAKKK; encoded by the coding sequence ATGTCTCGTGTTGCTAAAGCACCGGTCGTTGTTCCTGCCGGCGTTGATGTAAAAATCAACGGTCAGGTTATTACGATCAAAGGTAAAAACGGCGAGCTGACTCGTACTCTCAACGATGCTGTTGAAGTTACTCATGCAGATAACGCTCTGACTTTCGGCCCACGTACTGGTTACGTTGATGGCTGGGCTCAGGCTGGTACCGCGCGTGCCCTGCTGAACTCAATGGTTATCGGTGTTACCGAAGGCTTCACTAAGAAGCTGCAGCTGGTTGGTGTAGGTTATCGTGCAGCGATCAAAGGGAACGCAGTAAGCCTGGCTCTGGGCTTCTCTCACCCTGTTGAACACGCGCTGCCAGCAGGTATTACTGCAGAATGTCCGTCTCAGACTGAAATCGTGCTGAAAGGTGCTGATAAACAGCTGATCGGTCAGGTTGCAGCAGATCTGCGCGCCTACCGTCGTCCTGAGCCTTACAAAGGCAAGGGTGTTCGTTACGCCGACGAAGTCGTGCGTACCAAAGAGGCTAAGAAGAAGTAA
- the secY gene encoding preprotein translocase subunit SecY — MAKQPGLDFQSAKGGLGELKRRLLFVIGALIVFRIGSFIPIPGIDAAVLAKLLEQQRGTIIEMFNMFSGGALSRASIFALGIMPYISASIIIQLLTVVHPALAELKKEGESGRRKISQYTRYGTLVLAIFQSIGIATGLPNMPGMQGLVINPGFAFYFTAVVSLVSGTMFLMWLGEQITERGIGNGISIIIFAGIVAGLPPAIAHTIEQARQGDLHFLLLLLVAVLVFAVTFFVIFVERGQRRIVVNYAKRQQGRRVYAAQSTHLPLKVNMAGVIPAIFASSIILFPATIASWFGGGTGWNWLTTISLYLQPGQPLYVLLYASAIIFFCFFYTALVFNPRETADNLKKSGAFVPGIRPGEQTAKYIDKVMTRLTLVGALYITFICLIPEFMRDAMKVPFYFGGTSLLIVVVVIMDFMAQVQTLMMSSQYESALKKANLKGYGR, encoded by the coding sequence ATGGCTAAACAACCGGGATTAGATTTTCAAAGTGCCAAAGGTGGGCTTGGCGAACTGAAACGCAGACTTTTGTTTGTGATCGGTGCGCTGATTGTTTTCCGTATTGGCTCTTTTATTCCGATCCCTGGTATTGATGCCGCTGTACTTGCCAAACTGCTTGAGCAACAGCGTGGCACCATCATTGAAATGTTTAACATGTTCTCTGGTGGTGCTCTCAGCCGTGCTTCTATCTTTGCTCTGGGTATCATGCCGTATATTTCGGCATCGATTATTATCCAGCTGCTGACGGTCGTTCATCCGGCCCTGGCAGAACTGAAGAAAGAAGGGGAGTCTGGTCGTCGTAAGATCAGCCAGTACACCCGCTACGGTACTCTGGTGCTGGCAATATTCCAGTCGATCGGTATTGCTACCGGTCTACCGAATATGCCTGGTATGCAGGGCCTGGTTATTAACCCAGGCTTTGCATTCTATTTCACCGCTGTTGTAAGTCTGGTTTCAGGAACAATGTTCCTCATGTGGCTCGGCGAACAAATTACTGAACGGGGTATCGGTAACGGTATTTCGATCATTATTTTCGCCGGTATTGTTGCGGGACTCCCGCCAGCCATTGCCCATACTATCGAGCAAGCGCGTCAAGGCGACCTGCACTTCCTCCTGTTGCTGTTGGTTGCAGTATTAGTATTTGCAGTGACGTTCTTTGTTATCTTCGTTGAACGTGGTCAACGCCGCATTGTGGTAAACTACGCGAAACGTCAACAAGGCCGTCGTGTCTATGCTGCACAGAGCACACATTTACCGCTGAAAGTGAATATGGCAGGGGTAATCCCGGCAATCTTCGCTTCCAGTATTATTCTGTTCCCGGCGACCATCGCGTCATGGTTCGGGGGCGGTACTGGTTGGAACTGGCTGACAACAATTTCGCTGTATTTGCAGCCTGGGCAACCGCTTTATGTGTTACTCTATGCGTCTGCGATCATCTTCTTCTGTTTCTTCTACACGGCGTTGGTCTTCAACCCGCGTGAAACAGCAGATAACCTGAAGAAGTCCGGTGCATTTGTACCAGGAATTCGTCCGGGAGAGCAAACGGCGAAGTATATCGATAAAGTAATGACCCGCCTGACTCTGGTTGGTGCGCTTTATATTACCTTTATCTGCCTGATCCCGGAGTTCATGCGTGATGCAATGAAAGTACCGTTCTACTTCGGTGGAACCTCACTGCTTATCGTTGTTGTCGTGATTATGGACTTTATGGCTCAAGTGCAAACTCTAATGATGTCAAGTCAGTACGAGTCTGCATTGAAGAAGGCGAACCTGAAAGGCTACGGCCGCTAA
- the rpsC gene encoding 30S ribosomal protein S3 encodes MGQKVHPNGIRLGIVKPWNSTWFANTKEFADNLDSDFKVRQYLTKELAKASVSRIVIERPAKSIRVTIHTARPGIVIGKKGEDVEKLRKVVADIAGVPAQINIAEVRKPELDAKLVADSITSQLERRVMFRRAMKRAVQNAMRLGAKGIKVEVSGRLGGAEIARTEWYREGRVPLHTLRADIDYNTSEAHTTYGVIGVKVWIFKGEILGGMAAVEQPEKPAAQPKKQQRKGRK; translated from the coding sequence ATGGGTCAGAAAGTACATCCTAATGGTATTCGCCTGGGTATTGTAAAACCATGGAACTCAACCTGGTTTGCGAACACCAAAGAATTCGCTGACAACCTGGACAGCGATTTTAAAGTACGTCAGTACCTGACTAAGGAACTGGCTAAAGCGTCCGTATCTCGTATCGTAATCGAGCGTCCGGCTAAGAGCATCCGTGTGACCATTCACACTGCTCGTCCTGGCATCGTTATCGGTAAGAAAGGCGAAGACGTAGAAAAACTGCGCAAGGTCGTAGCGGATATCGCTGGCGTTCCTGCACAGATCAATATCGCTGAAGTTCGTAAGCCTGAACTGGACGCAAAACTGGTTGCTGACAGCATCACTTCTCAGCTGGAACGTCGTGTTATGTTCCGTCGTGCTATGAAGCGTGCTGTACAGAACGCAATGCGTCTGGGCGCTAAAGGTATCAAAGTTGAAGTTAGCGGCCGTCTGGGCGGCGCGGAAATCGCACGTACCGAATGGTACCGTGAAGGTCGCGTACCGCTGCACACTCTGCGTGCTGACATCGACTACAACACCTCTGAAGCGCACACCACTTACGGTGTAATCGGCGTTAAGGTATGGATCTTCAAAGGTGAGATCCTGGGTGGTATGGCTGCTGTTGAACAACCGGAAAAACCGGCTGCTCAACCTAAAAAGCAGCAGCGTAAAGGCCGTAAATAA
- the rpsQ gene encoding 30S ribosomal protein S17, which translates to MTDKIRTLQGRVVSDKMEKSIVVAIERVVKHPIYGKFIKRTTKLHVHDENNECGIGDVVEIRECRPLSKTKSWTLVRVVEKAVL; encoded by the coding sequence ATGACCGATAAAATCCGTACTCTGCAAGGTCGTGTTGTTAGCGACAAAATGGAGAAATCCATCGTTGTTGCTATCGAGCGCGTTGTGAAACACCCGATCTACGGTAAATTCATCAAGCGTACGACCAAACTGCACGTACATGACGAGAACAACGAATGTGGTATCGGTGACGTGGTAGAAATCCGCGAATGCCGTCCACTGTCCAAGACTAAGTCCTGGACGCTGGTTCGCGTTGTAGAGAAAGCGGTTCTGTAA
- the rplB gene encoding 50S ribosomal protein L2, producing MAVVKCKPTSPGRRHVVKVVNPELHKGKPFAPLLEKNSKSGGRNNNGRITTRHIGGGHKQAYRIVDFKRNKDGIPAVVERLEYDPNRSANIALVLYKDGERRYILAPKGLKAGDQIQSGVDAAIKAGNTLPMRNIPVGSTVHNVEMKPGKGGQLARSAGTYVQIVARDGAYVTLRLRSGEMRKVEADCRATLGEVGNAEHMLRVLGKAGAARWRGVRPTVRGTAMNPVDHPHGGGEGRNFGKHPVTPWGVQTKGKKTRSNKRTDKFIVRRRSK from the coding sequence ATGGCAGTTGTTAAATGTAAACCGACATCTCCGGGTCGTCGCCACGTTGTTAAAGTGGTTAACCCTGAGCTGCACAAGGGCAAGCCTTTTGCTCCGTTGCTGGAAAAGAACAGCAAATCCGGTGGTCGTAACAACAATGGCCGTATCACCACTCGTCACATCGGTGGTGGCCACAAGCAGGCTTATCGTATTGTTGACTTTAAACGCAACAAAGACGGTATCCCAGCAGTTGTTGAGCGTCTTGAGTACGATCCGAACCGTTCCGCGAACATCGCGCTGGTTCTGTACAAAGATGGCGAACGCCGTTACATCCTGGCCCCTAAAGGCCTGAAAGCTGGCGACCAGATTCAGTCTGGCGTTGATGCTGCAATCAAAGCAGGTAACACCCTGCCGATGCGCAATATCCCGGTTGGTTCTACCGTTCATAACGTAGAAATGAAACCAGGTAAAGGCGGTCAGCTGGCACGTTCCGCTGGTACTTACGTTCAGATCGTTGCGCGTGATGGTGCTTATGTCACCCTGCGTCTGCGTTCTGGTGAAATGCGTAAAGTCGAAGCAGACTGCCGCGCTACCCTGGGCGAAGTTGGCAATGCTGAGCATATGCTGCGCGTTCTGGGTAAAGCAGGTGCTGCACGCTGGCGTGGTGTTCGTCCTACCGTTCGCGGTACTGCGATGAACCCAGTCGACCACCCACATGGTGGTGGTGAAGGTCGTAACTTTGGTAAGCACCCGGTAACTCCGTGGGGCGTTCAGACCAAAGGTAAGAAGACCCGCAGCAACAAGCGTACTGATAAATTTATCGTACGTCGCCGTAGCAAATAA
- the rpsH gene encoding 30S ribosomal protein S8, with protein sequence MSMQDPIADMLTRIRNGQAANKAAVTMPSSKLKVAIANVLKEEGFIEDFKVEGDTKPELELTLKYFQGKAVVESIQRVSRPGLRIYKRKDELPKVMAGMGIAVVSTSKGVMTDRAARQAGLGGEIICYVA encoded by the coding sequence ATGAGCATGCAAGATCCGATCGCGGATATGCTGACCCGTATCCGTAACGGTCAGGCCGCGAACAAAGCTGCGGTCACCATGCCTTCCTCCAAGCTGAAAGTGGCAATCGCCAACGTGCTGAAGGAAGAAGGTTTTATCGAAGATTTTAAAGTTGAAGGCGACACCAAGCCTGAACTGGAACTTACTCTTAAGTATTTCCAGGGCAAGGCTGTTGTAGAAAGCATTCAGCGTGTCAGCCGCCCAGGTCTGCGCATCTACAAACGTAAAGATGAGCTGCCAAAAGTTATGGCCGGCATGGGTATCGCAGTTGTTTCTACCTCTAAAGGTGTTATGACTGATCGTGCAGCGCGCCAGGCTGGTCTTGGTGGCGAAATTATCTGCTACGTAGCCTAA
- the rpsS gene encoding 30S ribosomal protein S19, whose translation MPRSLKKGPFIDLHLLKKVEKAVESGDKKPLRTWSRRSTIFPNMIGLTIAVHNGRQHVPVFVSDEMVGHKLGEFAPTRTYRGHAADKKAKKK comes from the coding sequence ATGCCACGTTCTCTCAAGAAAGGTCCTTTTATTGACCTGCACTTGCTGAAGAAGGTAGAGAAAGCGGTGGAAAGCGGAGACAAGAAGCCCCTGCGCACTTGGTCCCGTCGTTCAACGATCTTTCCTAACATGATCGGTTTGACCATCGCTGTCCATAATGGTCGTCAGCACGTTCCAGTATTCGTTTCCGATGAAATGGTCGGTCACAAACTGGGTGAATTCGCACCGACTCGTACTTATCGCGGCCACGCTGCTGATAAAAAAGCGAAGAAGAAATAA
- the rpsM gene encoding 30S ribosomal protein S13 produces the protein MARIAGINIPDQKHAVIALTSIYGVGKTRSKAILAAAGIAEDVKISELSEEQIDTLRDEVAKFVVEGDLRREVSMSIKRLMDLGCYRGLRHRRGLPVRGQRTKTNARTRKGPRKPIKK, from the coding sequence GTGGCCCGTATAGCAGGCATTAACATTCCTGATCAGAAACATGCTGTGATCGCATTAACTTCGATCTATGGCGTCGGCAAGACCCGTTCTAAAGCCATTCTGGCTGCAGCGGGTATCGCTGAAGATGTTAAGATCAGTGAGCTGTCTGAAGAACAAATCGACACGCTGCGTGACGAAGTTGCCAAATTTGTCGTTGAAGGTGATCTGCGCCGTGAAGTTAGCATGAGCATCAAGCGCCTGATGGATCTTGGTTGCTATCGCGGTTTGCGTCATCGTCGTGGTCTGCCAGTGCGCGGTCAGCGTACTAAGACCAACGCACGTACCCGTAAGGGTCCGCGCAAACCGATCAAGAAATAA
- the rpsE gene encoding 30S ribosomal protein S5, whose product MAHIEKQAGELQEKLIAVNRVSKTVKGGRIFSFTALTVVGDGNGRVGFGYGKAREVPAAIQKAMEKARRNMINVALNHGTLQHPVKGTHTGSRVFMQPASEGTGIIAGGAMRAVLEVAGVHNVLAKAYGSTNPINVVRATIDGLENMKSPEMVAAKRGKSVEEILG is encoded by the coding sequence ATGGCTCACATCGAAAAACAAGCTGGCGAACTGCAGGAAAAGCTGATCGCGGTTAACCGCGTATCTAAAACCGTTAAAGGTGGTCGTATTTTCTCCTTCACAGCTCTGACTGTAGTTGGCGATGGTAACGGCCGCGTTGGTTTTGGTTACGGTAAAGCGCGTGAAGTTCCAGCAGCGATCCAGAAAGCGATGGAAAAAGCCCGTCGCAATATGATTAACGTCGCGCTGAACCACGGCACCCTGCAGCACCCAGTTAAGGGTACTCACACGGGTTCTCGTGTCTTCATGCAGCCGGCTTCCGAAGGTACCGGTATCATCGCCGGTGGTGCAATGCGCGCCGTTCTGGAAGTCGCTGGGGTTCATAACGTTCTGGCTAAAGCATACGGTTCCACCAACCCGATCAACGTGGTTCGTGCAACTATTGATGGCCTGGAAAATATGAAATCTCCAGAAATGGTCGCTGCCAAGCGTGGTAAATCCGTTGAAGAAATTCTGGGGTAA
- the rplW gene encoding 50S ribosomal protein L23, whose product MIREERLLKVLRAPHVSEKASTAMEKTNTIVLKVAKDATKAEIKAAVQKLFEVEVEVVNTLVVKGKVKRHGQRIGRRSDWKKAYVTLKEGQNLDFVGGAE is encoded by the coding sequence ATGATTCGTGAAGAACGTCTGCTGAAGGTGCTGCGCGCACCGCACGTTTCTGAAAAAGCGTCTACTGCGATGGAAAAAACTAACACTATCGTTCTCAAAGTTGCTAAAGACGCGACCAAAGCAGAAATCAAAGCTGCTGTGCAGAAACTGTTTGAAGTCGAAGTCGAAGTCGTTAACACCCTGGTAGTTAAAGGGAAAGTTAAACGTCACGGACAGCGTATCGGTCGTCGTAGCGACTGGAAAAAAGCTTACGTCACCCTGAAAGAAGGCCAGAATCTGGACTTCGTTGGCGGCGCTGAGTAA
- the rpmD gene encoding 50S ribosomal protein L30: protein MAKTIKITQTRSAIGRLPKHKATLLGLGLRRIGHTVEREDTPAVRGMVNAVYFMVKVEE from the coding sequence ATGGCAAAGACTATTAAAATTACACAAACCCGCAGTGCAATCGGACGTCTGCCGAAACACAAGGCAACGCTGCTTGGCCTGGGTCTGCGTCGTATTGGTCATACCGTTGAGCGCGAGGATACTCCTGCTGTACGTGGTATGGTCAACGCGGTTTACTTCATGGTTAAAGTTGAGGAGTAA
- the rpsK gene encoding 30S ribosomal protein S11, with translation MAKAPVRARKRVRKQVSDGVAHIHASFNNTIVTITDRQGNALGWATAGGSGFRGSRKSTPFAAQVAAERCAEAVKEYGIKNLEVMVKGPGPGRESTVRALNAAGFRITNITDVTPIPHNGCRPPKKRRV, from the coding sequence ATGGCAAAGGCACCAGTTCGTGCACGTAAGCGTGTAAGAAAACAAGTCTCTGACGGCGTGGCTCATATCCATGCTTCTTTCAACAACACCATCGTTACTATTACTGATCGTCAGGGTAACGCGCTGGGTTGGGCAACAGCCGGTGGTTCCGGTTTCCGTGGTTCTCGCAAATCCACTCCGTTCGCAGCTCAGGTTGCAGCAGAGCGTTGCGCTGAAGCCGTAAAAGAATACGGCATCAAGAATCTGGAAGTTATGGTAAAAGGTCCGGGTCCGGGTCGCGAATCTACCGTTCGTGCTCTGAACGCCGCTGGTTTCCGCATCACTAATATTACTGATGTGACTCCGATCCCTCATAACGGTTGTCGTCCGCCGAAAAAACGTCGCGTATAA
- the rplX gene encoding 50S ribosomal protein L24, translating into MAAKIRRDDEVIVLTGKDKGKRGKVKNVLSSGKVIVEGINLVKKHQKPVPALNQPGGIVEKEAAIQVSNVAIFNAATGKADRVGFRFEDGKKVRFFKSNSETIK; encoded by the coding sequence ATGGCAGCGAAAATCCGTCGTGATGACGAAGTTATCGTGTTAACCGGTAAAGATAAAGGTAAACGCGGTAAAGTAAAAAATGTCCTGTCTTCCGGCAAGGTCATTGTTGAAGGTATCAACCTGGTTAAGAAACATCAGAAGCCGGTTCCGGCCCTGAACCAGCCAGGTGGCATCGTTGAAAAAGAAGCTGCTATTCAGGTTTCTAACGTTGCAATCTTCAATGCGGCAACCGGCAAGGCTGACCGTGTAGGCTTTAGATTCGAAGACGGCAAAAAAGTCCGTTTCTTCAAGTCTAACAGCGAAACTATCAAGTAA
- the rplO gene encoding 50S ribosomal protein L15 — protein sequence MRLNTLSPAEGSKKAGKRLGRGIGSGLGKTGGRGHKGQNSRSGGGVRRGFEGGQMPLYRRLPKFGFTSRKSAITAEVRLSDLAKVEGGVVDLNTLKAANIIGIQIEFAKVILSGEVSTPVTVRGLRVTKGARAAIEAAGGKIEE from the coding sequence ATGCGTTTAAATACTCTGTCTCCGGCCGAAGGCTCTAAAAAGGCGGGTAAACGCCTGGGTCGTGGTATCGGTTCTGGCCTCGGCAAAACCGGTGGTCGTGGTCACAAAGGTCAGAACTCTCGTTCTGGCGGTGGCGTACGTCGCGGTTTCGAGGGTGGCCAGATGCCACTGTACCGTCGTCTGCCGAAGTTCGGCTTCACCTCTCGCAAATCAGCGATCACAGCCGAAGTTCGTCTGTCTGACCTGGCGAAAGTTGAAGGCGGCGTTGTAGACCTGAACACGCTGAAAGCAGCAAACATTATCGGTATTCAGATCGAGTTCGCGAAAGTGATCCTGTCTGGTGAAGTTTCTACCCCGGTAACTGTTCGTGGCCTGCGTGTTACTAAAGGTGCTCGTGCTGCTATCGAAGCTGCTGGCGGTAAAATTGAGGAATAA
- the rplN gene encoding 50S ribosomal protein L14 produces MIQEQTMLNVADNSGARRVMCIKVLGGSHRRYAGVGDIIKITIKEAIPRGKVKKGDVLKAVVVRTKKGVRRPDGSVIRFDGNACVILNNNSEQPIGTRIFGPVTRELRTEKFMKIISLAPEVL; encoded by the coding sequence ATGATCCAAGAACAGACTATGCTGAACGTCGCCGACAACTCCGGTGCACGTCGCGTAATGTGTATCAAGGTTCTGGGTGGCTCGCACCGTCGCTACGCAGGCGTAGGCGACATCATCAAGATCACCATCAAAGAAGCAATTCCACGTGGTAAGGTCAAGAAAGGTGATGTGCTGAAAGCGGTAGTGGTGCGCACCAAGAAGGGTGTTCGTCGCCCTGACGGTTCTGTCATTCGCTTCGATGGTAATGCATGCGTTATTTTAAACAATAACAGCGAGCAGCCTATCGGCACGCGTATCTTTGGGCCGGTAACTCGTGAACTTCGTACTGAGAAGTTCATGAAAATTATCTCTCTGGCACCAGAAGTACTCTAA
- the rplV gene encoding 50S ribosomal protein L22: protein METLAQHRHARSSAQKVRLVADLIRGKKVSQALDILTYTNKKAAVLVKKVLESAIANAEHNDGADIDDLKVAKIFVDEGPSMKRIMPRAKGRADRILKRTSHITVVVSDR, encoded by the coding sequence ATGGAAACTTTAGCTCAACATCGCCATGCTCGTTCTTCTGCTCAGAAGGTTCGCCTTGTTGCTGACCTGATTCGCGGTAAGAAAGTGTCGCAGGCCCTGGATATTCTGACCTACACCAATAAGAAAGCGGCTGTACTGGTCAAGAAAGTTCTGGAATCTGCCATTGCTAACGCTGAACACAACGATGGCGCTGACATTGACGATCTGAAAGTTGCGAAAATTTTCGTAGACGAAGGCCCGAGCATGAAGCGCATTATGCCGCGTGCGAAAGGTCGTGCAGATCGCATCCTGAAGCGCACCAGCCACATTACTGTGGTTGTGTCCGATCGCTGA
- the rplR gene encoding 50S ribosomal protein L18, whose protein sequence is MDKKSARIRRATRARRKLKELGATRLVVHRTPRHIYAQVIAPNGSEVLVAASTVEKAISEQLKYTGNKDAAAAVGKAVAERALEKGIKDVSFDRSGFQYHGRVQALADAAREAGLQF, encoded by the coding sequence ATGGATAAGAAATCTGCTCGTATCCGTCGTGCGACCCGCGCACGCCGCAAGCTCAAAGAGCTGGGTGCAACTCGCCTGGTGGTACATCGTACCCCGCGTCATATTTACGCACAGGTAATTGCACCGAACGGTTCTGAAGTTCTGGTAGCTGCTTCTACTGTAGAAAAAGCTATCTCTGAACAATTGAAGTACACCGGTAACAAAGACGCCGCTGCAGCTGTAGGTAAAGCTGTTGCTGAACGCGCTCTGGAAAAAGGCATCAAAGATGTTTCCTTTGACCGTTCCGGGTTCCAATATCATGGTCGTGTCCAGGCACTGGCAGATGCTGCCCGTGAAGCTGGCCTTCAGTTCTAA
- the rpmJ gene encoding 50S ribosomal protein L36: MKVRASVKKLCRNCKIVKRDGVIRVICSAEPKHKQRQG, translated from the coding sequence ATGAAAGTTCGTGCTTCCGTCAAGAAATTATGCCGTAACTGCAAAATCGTTAAGCGTGATGGTGTCATCCGTGTGATTTGCAGTGCCGAGCCGAAGCATAAACAGCGCCAAGGCTGA
- the rplE gene encoding 50S ribosomal protein L5: MAKLHDYYKDEVVNKLMTEFNYNSVMQVPRVEKITLNMGVGEAIADKKLLDNAAADLAAISGQKPLITKARKSVAGFKIRQGYPIGCKVTLRGERMWEFFERLITIAVPRIRDFRGLSAKSFDGRGNYSMGVREQIIFPEIDYDKVDRVRGLDITITTTAKSDEEGRALLAAFDFPFRK; the protein is encoded by the coding sequence ATGGCGAAACTGCATGATTACTACAAAGACGAAGTAGTTAATAAGCTCATGACTGAGTTTAACTACAATTCTGTCATGCAAGTCCCTCGGGTCGAGAAGATCACCCTGAACATGGGTGTTGGTGAAGCGATCGCTGACAAGAAACTGCTGGATAACGCAGCAGCTGACCTGGCAGCTATCTCCGGTCAAAAACCGTTGATCACCAAAGCACGCAAATCTGTTGCAGGCTTCAAAATCCGTCAGGGCTATCCGATCGGCTGTAAAGTAACTCTGCGTGGCGAACGCATGTGGGAGTTCTTTGAGCGCCTGATCACTATTGCTGTACCTCGTATCCGTGACTTCCGTGGCTTGTCCGCTAAGTCTTTCGACGGTCGTGGTAACTACAGCATGGGTGTCCGTGAGCAGATCATCTTCCCAGAAATCGACTACGATAAAGTCGACCGCGTGCGTGGTTTGGATATTACCATTACCACTACTGCGAAATCTGACGAAGAAGGCCGTGCTCTGCTGGCTGCCTTTGACTTCCCGTTCCGCAAGTAA